The Halostagnicola kamekurae sequence TGATTCGCATGGCCAGTGAGACGGCTACAACACGACTGATCAAGACAGCCATCGCCGGCGTTATTCTCCTTGCACTGTTCGCTAGCTGGTTGGCTATGGAATGGACCGGGCGCGAACCGGATTCGCTCATTCTTCTGGGCGCGGTCGCGATCGCCATCGGAGCTGGCTACTATCTCTGGGATGATGCGATGTCAGATGGCGTTCAAGCTGTCGGCGACCTCCAGGGCGAGGATGGTGGCGACAGTCAAGAGGACTGATAGATGCCATGTCTGTTAGACCACAATCCGACAATCTGCTGTACCGCGCGAAAATCGAGCTCGTTTGTCTGGGGAGAACGCTGATGCCTGACAAAGAGACACACGAACGGACGATCGCGACTATCATCCTGTTCGGTGTCTGGGCGGCGATCGTCCTTGGACCGATGTTTTTCGGGGCTCGACCCGCCCCGTGGGAACTTCAACTTGGGACGACCGCCGTCGTGTTCCTCGTCATCGGTCGGATGTGGGACCTCGAGGTCGAGCGCGTCCTCGACGGAATCACGATTTCGACCGACGGTGGCCAGCCTCGAGACGACGACCGCGAGGACTGACGCTGCCTATTTATAGTATATACTACCCCCGATCACTTCTGAACGGTTTTCGAACTCCATGAGTACCAAACAACGCCGCGTCACACTCGCGCTGAAGTGGCACTACCTCGACAATCTCAAGGTCAGTGACATCCAGCAGCGATTCGAGGACGAAGGTATCGGCTCCTACGCAGAGTCGACCATCCGTCGGTACCTCAACGAGGAGCCGGCCGAGGAGGTCCTCGAGCAGATCGAGCAGGAGCACGCCAACACCCGCCTCCAGATCGCCGAGCGAGAGGAGCGACTGTATCAGCGCGCTCGAGAGGCCGAGTCGAAGTCGCTGCAGGACGAACCGATCATCCGCGTCGTCCCGAAGACCGACACCGTCTCGACCGACCGTGAGACGCCCATGCAGTGGCCGGCGTGGGAGATCGTCGACCCCGACGACGATGACCGACCGGAGTGGACAGAGGACCGGGACGTCATCATTCGCTTCGACGAGGATCGGACGACATCGGTCATGCCGGGCGAGACGTACCCGCTCCGGTCGGTCGACGGCTCGCCGCGCTACACCAAGGAGTTCGACGGCCTCGAGCGCGACCAGGACGACCTCGAGGGCCAGTCGATGGCTCGGCGGGAACAGTCCCAGCACCTCCAGGCGAAGGGCGACGTCCTCGGCGTCTACAAGGACAAGGTCGAACTGAGCGGCGAAGGCGGCGGCGCAATCGAGGTGAACGTCAACCGTGAGCGCTACGAACCAGACGAGTGAGCCAGTCGAGATCGGCGGCGAGTACTGGGATGCCCAGCTCCGAGCGTTCGATGCCCTCGAGTCGGGCGACTACGACGTCGTCGTCTTCCGCGCCGGCTACGGTGGCGGCAAAACCCTGTTCGGGAGCGACTACGTCCTCGGCGAGGCGATGCAGACGCCGAACGGGCACTCGCTGATCCTCGCACCCGACAAGACGAAGGGTGGCCCGGCGACCTACAAAGGCTTCTACGAGCGCCTCCCCGGAGAGAACACCGTCCCAAACGACGCCGACGGCGACCCGGAGAACTCGCCGATCGTCGCCGGCCACCACGGCACCAAGCATCGGGTCACGCTCATCAACGGGCACATCATCCAGCTCGGTGGCGCGGACATCTGGAGCCGGTTCGCCGGGACGGAGTTCAACGTGATCTGGTGCGACGAGGTCGCCCACTACGGGACGACTGACCTGTACGACCTGCACGAGATGCTCGTCACGCGCCAACGGACCGAGCAGGGTCCGAACGTCACACTCTGGACGTCGACGGGCAACGGCTTCAACCAGTTCTACGACATCACCGAGCGCCAGATCCAGCCCGACGGCGCCGGCGGCGAAGAACCGCTCCCGTGGCGCGATCGGATGAAGGTGGTCGTCGGCGACACTCGAGATAACCCGTTCCACAACGAACTCGAGAAGATGAAAGCCCAGTTCGAGGGCACCGAGCGCGAGAAACAAGCGCTCGAGGGTGGCTTCTCCGCTGCGGAAGGTCTCGTTTACGGCCAGTTCTCTCGGGAGGTACATGTCCCCGAGGTCGACGTCGACGGCCTGATCCCCGAGGACGCCACGCCAATCTACGGCTACGATGCTGGTTGGGATCACCCCCGCGTCCTGGTCCAGTGGTATCCAACCCACCACGATCAGTGGATCGCGACCGACTGCTACTACGCCTCCGAAATGGCGTTTGACGACCTGTGTGATCCCGAGGACCGTTCTGGATACGTCTACGACAACGATCTCGAGCGCGGGCCACTGTACGCCGAACACGAACCCGAGCACATTCAGAAGTTCAACCAGGCAGGTTTCAACGCCCAGAAGGCCAGCAAGAGCCTCGACGAGGGAATTCCGTTTGTACGGGGCCTACTCGAAGTTAAAGGCGACCCCGAGCGGCCGGGTCTTCTGGTCTCCGATGACTGCGTCGAGTTGGTCCAAGAGTTCCAGAGCTACAAAGAGGAACACGTCGGGTCCTCGGGCGACGTCCCCGATCACGTCCTGGACGCCAGCCGATACGCGCTGTTCACCCACGATTCTGAACCCGAGACCACCGTCCACTACAAGTCTGGCTCGATGCCCAGTCAGAACTCCATTCGATAACTCATGTCTACGACACAATCCACATCAGGCCCGATCCGTGGCCGCGTCGAAGCGCTCGCCGAACGCATCAGCCAGACCGTCGAGACGGTCACGCGTAACTCGCGGATCTTCATCGAGAGCGGCGACGTCGACGACATCAACCCGCCCGAGGACATCGACGAGTACCACGACTACTATCTCGAGATCGGCATCATCCGAGCGAACATCAACCAGTTCGTCCGCGATGTCGTCAAGCCGGGCGTCCGGATCACCGCGGATGACGACACCACTGAAGCCTACTTCATGGGCGGTGACGATGCTCCCGAGTCTGCTCCTGCGGGCGGCTTCCTCGAGAACTGCGCGGTCCTCGCCGGCGAGAAACGCCAGCCGTTCTACCCCTATCTGAAACAGGACATCGTCCAGAAGTGGACGAAAGGGACGACGCTCAACGAGTACCTCAAGCAGGACGGCAAAGAGACGGATCCTGAGGGCCCGATTACGGGCTTCAAGCATATCCGACCGGAGACGGTCTCGGCGAGAACGTACGCGAATACGAACATCCTCCTCGAGCCTGACGACATCGAGACGGCCGAAGAGGACGAGATCACGAAGCGCGGAGAGGCGGCAGCCTACGTTCAGTTCGACGACCAGTCGATCGTCGGTCAGCGCCGAGACGGCATGGACGAAGACGAGGTCCTCCTCTCACAGAACGACGTCCTCAAGCGAACGATCGACCCGGACATCGGCGGCGACGATGCGACCGAAGAAGGGATATTCGGGTCGCCTCCGCTCGAGGCGTGCGCCGCTGACGCCGAAGAGTATCGATCGATCAAACGCGACCGGGCAGTTGCCATCAAGAAGACTGCCTACGGTGTCTGGCTCGTAGAGTTCGATACCGAAGTCACAGAGGTGGGCGATGACGAGGTGATCGTCGAGACGTGGGATCAGGACGAGCAAGATGAGTGGGTTTCGAACGTCAACGACCTCGAGGCCGGCGGGATCATCGGCCACGATGGCTCGATCACGCCCGACCAGTGGGAGCCGACAATCCCCGAACTCGACGGTCCGCTCGAGCACTACGTCGCGGACATCCTCGCACCGCTCCCGGCGCCGAAGTACGCGACCGCGTTCGGTGAGTCGATCGCTAACCACGTCTCGGACCGGCAGGAAAACTCCTACCAGGACACGGTCGTCGAGGAACGCCGGGACGCCGAGCGCGACTGGACGCAGGCGTTCCGTGCGGTCGCGGATCGACACCCAGACCTCGATCCGGCCGGCCTCGAGGTGAAGATCGCGCCGAAGGAGAGCGACAACCCGATCGCGACGCTGGACGATGACGAGATCGAGAAAATGGAGCAGTTCATGACGGCGCTGAACGAGGGCCTCGGGAACGTGCCGATCGACTCGGTCCTGGACCTCAAGGAGTTCCTCCAGACGACGATGGATCTCCCCGAAGACGTCTTCGTCGATGGCGAGATCGAGGTCGATGAGTCGGCCCCGGACATGCAGGAAATGTTCGGCGAGACACCCGGCGAGGAGGCCACGGAGGCTGATGACTGATGGGTCACGACGAAGTCAGAGAACACTATAAACGGCACTTCCCGGACGACGAGTGCGTTTACGTGTCGGGGACCGGTTTTACGGACCCGACGAAACACAGCTACACGGCGCTTGGGAAGCTCCCAGAAACCGATAGCCGGTCCTACAACGGCTGTGAACACGTCAATACCCACCGCCTCGTCATCCACACACCGGCAAAAGGACCGGTCGACTTTCTGACTCGTCATGAGGATATGGAGGGCTTCGTCATAGTCGCGCTTCGACTGGCGATTGAGGGAGACAACCGATTCGGGCCAGCGGGAGAGCTGGTGTTCAACCAGGAATGGCTCGAGGACAATCTGGGCGGCCCCATCCAATGGGAAGCTCGCTCCGACGACCCCGACTACGTGGAGGCTGACGACTGATGAGTGCCGCCGCCAACGCAGACGCCGGCGTCCCGGAGCAAACGTCGGCCCACGAGCGCTACCTCGAGCGGGCTCGCGATCGCGACGAACCGGCGCGGATCCGATCGGTTCGACAACAGTACGCCCAACGTCTTCGGGGGCGGTTGGCAGACATCCGCTCGGCGCTCCGAACGGGGATCGTCGAGAACGACGTCTTCGGTCTTCAGACCGAGGCACTGGTCGACGCGCCCTCGACGCGACAGTTCGAGTTCACGACCGACCCGCAGAAGGTCGAGGCCGCGCGACGCTGGCTCGAGAAGCAACTCGAGAATGAGGTCCTCACCGAGTACGGCGGCGAGAACCAGTACATCGAGCGCTCCTACCTCAAAGGCATCGAGGACGCCCAACGGGAGCTCGGGGCGCTGAACGTCGGCAGTGGTGAGGCGGCCGCTTCCGCATCGATGCGGATGCCGGTCCACCAGGAGCAACTCGAGCAGCTGTACTCACGGAACCTCGAGGAGCTCCGCGGGATGACCGACGACATCGCAAGGGACGTCCGGCGGGAGCTGGCCGATGGCCTGGCGTCCGGCGACAACCCGCGGACGATCGCCGGCGACGTCTCGGATATCCTCGGGAAGGTCGACGACGGCACGCCCCGAGCGGCGATGAACCGCGCGACGATGATCTCGCGGACGGAGTTGATGAATTCCCACAACTGGGCCCGGCTCAAGGAGTGGGAACGCGCCGGCGTCGAGAAGGTGGACGTCATCCTGTCGAACGGTGCGTGTGAGCAGTGCTGGGCCTACGCCCGTGACGCGCCGTTCGTGGCGTCGGAGGCCTACGGCAACCTACCAATCCATCCGAACTGCCGCTGTGTGCATACGGTCTGGACGGGCGACTGATCGACCACCGATGACCCCGTCGGGGCGAGGTCCTCCCGACATGGACTTTTCATGACACCACTATGACCACCTACGAAATCCTGAGCGACGGTATCGCAGCCGTCGCAGCCGAACCGGCCGACAACCAACTACCGGTCCACGGC is a genomic window containing:
- a CDS encoding terminase large subunit domain-containing protein, with product MSATNQTSEPVEIGGEYWDAQLRAFDALESGDYDVVVFRAGYGGGKTLFGSDYVLGEAMQTPNGHSLILAPDKTKGGPATYKGFYERLPGENTVPNDADGDPENSPIVAGHHGTKHRVTLINGHIIQLGGADIWSRFAGTEFNVIWCDEVAHYGTTDLYDLHEMLVTRQRTEQGPNVTLWTSTGNGFNQFYDITERQIQPDGAGGEEPLPWRDRMKVVVGDTRDNPFHNELEKMKAQFEGTEREKQALEGGFSAAEGLVYGQFSREVHVPEVDVDGLIPEDATPIYGYDAGWDHPRVLVQWYPTHHDQWIATDCYYASEMAFDDLCDPEDRSGYVYDNDLERGPLYAEHEPEHIQKFNQAGFNAQKASKSLDEGIPFVRGLLEVKGDPERPGLLVSDDCVELVQEFQSYKEEHVGSSGDVPDHVLDASRYALFTHDSEPETTVHYKSGSMPSQNSIR